A region of the Dreissena polymorpha isolate Duluth1 chromosome 6, UMN_Dpol_1.0, whole genome shotgun sequence genome:
GTTGAATTTCACATCACGATTCTGTACAAATCGAATATTGTGAAACCTGTAACAATGGTGGGACATGGAAGACGGATGCGATTTTGAAGACTGGTATTATGGTACCTGCTTCGAATTCCGTTAGTTAACGAGCACCGTAATTattcaaagttttcggacacttaaaaataatacattttatcgTGTCCGAAAGTTTAGATACGAACAATAATCAAATAGTACGAATGTCtaaaaatttagagacatatatgttttgtttgtttgacaGTTATTATGTTGCAATAAAACCAATTATTAAATGTGCAATAATCTTACTGTGTTGTACTCTCATTGCTAtgctttaaattaaatacaactttACTTATTTAAAATCTCTTATCGGAAATGGTATATTCAAACgttatgaaaacaacaacataatgcttcatgaatacgatatcatttcaaatggTGTTGGGTGCAACGAATGTATATTACCGTTACACATGGTAATCTACCCCataacgcaattgtaatggtcAATTACATTGTAATGGTCAATTGCCCTCCGGGCATTGTATGCTAGGTTTTATGACCTTGATTatgttgtaaaactccatgatcgaagggtcccagataagcgaAGAAAAGGCATAAAACTAGTataatagcgctgtaaaatatacttgCCGAAAAAATGGAGACATTAattatgtccgaaaatatagagtcaaaatatatttttggctAAAaatggggtgtccgaaaacttacaatgtccaaaaacttagagttattataagagaataacaggttactgtctgaaaGTTGTATAATATATAAGTCGAGGCTTAGTATAAAGTAAATGGCAGGCGTAACGTACCGTTTTATTTTATTCGGCTGGATTTGTTTTTGCGCGAATGAATATGCTTTTTGAAGTTTTACGTGTAATTAATGAGGTCTTGAGCAAtagcgcttaatatttgtaaaataaatttttgcagtttgtgtttctttttgacTCTGAGATATATTACATCTTGTCAAAAActagtttgttttgtttgaacCGATTGTTATTTACATAAAAATGATAGATTTATAgctgattccgagtaatatagACTGCTATAACAACTTCTGGTTGAactgatataaacaaatattagaaGCGTTAAATAAGGCATATATCAATAAAGCGGTATGATAAAAAGGAATGTTAATGTGATTGCTTAGAGAAAATGCTTCTGTTTGTTGTCAATAatgattttttcttaaaataacatatcaTTTATAGAAAAAACATACGATAAACATACGAATCCACCAAATACTATTTCAAATCGGTTAATTTATTATCGAAATCTTTGTATTTGTAACGTGTCTTTTAATTGCACTGACATCTTAATTTACAGTTTACATTCAGCAAGCAGTGATACCCTCTGGTCTTTTATGGGAAAAGGTTTACCTTGCCGACACTCTTTTCTCTTGAGAAAGATGAAAGTAGCGGGAACTGTAGTACCTCTCTGCCGTCTATTCTTGATATTGATTTATTGGAATGAACACAATCTTAACCCACTTGACGAAATATTGTAGTGCGcacattgaatattttataataGTTTAACTGAAAGGAATGCAGTGATAAACAAATAGTAATAGAAAACACAAAGAGTACAAATACGAAATGAGGCGTTCGTGGTTTATACACATGCAACAGATtgttattttgcaaaaacaaGCCTTAATGAAGAAGAAACGCCATGTTAGAATATACAAAAACTAGTTAAATATCGAGCCGAAATACTCTTACAGGTTTATTTGCATGTTGTTCTTAATTACATTTTCAATTCATtttgcaacaaataaaataaaaatgcagttTTGTCCACAATACTGTAACAATCCGCACTAGTTATGGGTTCATCAGGTAATTATTTATAGCTCACACGCCCGAAAATACAAAGACTCACTTATGGCTTTGCGGTGTATCAGTTTTTGTCCTTTAAAGAGCTTCGTCCTCACGTCAACCACAAACATATCAAGTATATCCCATATTTCAAGTAAGATTTGGTGTTTGTTTGTGACAAACATAttgtgtttcaattttaaaaggtatttacaaattgtttgattttttaaatactttaacgATAACTTTGGTGTATGGGCTAACATCAGGGAAAAAGACTTACCGAAAAAAGTAGTTAGTTATTATACTATTTTGTTTTTCTCATATTTTTTTATCGTCTGAATGTTTAGGTAACATTCTATATGCTAAGATGTTATTGTTTCCTATGCAAACTTCAATTATGTCTTAATGGTTatttagttaaataaatattaacaaacacaatgcagaaacaaattatttatattaaataaatcaacacGTTCGTACAATGAAATTACTTATTACTCTAGAAAGTACTATATACGAATAGATTGTAGATCTTTGTCTTTCAACATTATATATTGCATTATAATGCTCGTCTTCTTCCCCTAAACCGTATAATCTGCTGCAGTGTCATTTTCAGTGTACGATACATATAATTCAAGGATCATTCGACAAGGGTCGTGTCACTGAATGTTTATGTTGATGAATATGCATATGTTAATATGAAATTACCACGTATTAGTAAAGCAGGTACTTTTTGCCATAGTCAGTGGTGAAACTGTATTCCATCACAGTCTTTTGATTACTCTAGAGAGTAAACATATTAGACGAGTTGTAAACAAAAAGTTACCAGCATACCACCATTTTAACAGGCATGCAACAAAAGTATTGGTACGATTGTAATGGGTATTTTTTTGAGGAGATATAGTTGTTTGTAACTAATTATATCATGTGATTAATTCTGTCTAACAGCTAACATTGCGTGTTTGgatatgcatttatttttcgACACAAAATTTTCAAAAACCCTTAAGTCGTTAAAGGGgtcttttaacgttttggtaaattgacagaatTAAAGAAAgttctttcagattcgcaaaaaaagtttcagttatgatatttgtaagaaaacagtaatactgaacattacccatgctcttaaatagccataatatgcatgttttgacgttttaaaagcctgaaaattataaagcgttgcaacgcgaaacgattgaatactttggagagttctgtagttgtcgttgtattttgtgaaactacgagaattgcttatataaagtataaagtacGTCCTTCATTGTATGACACGGATGGCCGAATGGCCTCCGTggtagacgtttactccaggactccaggggacagtggttcgagccatgttgagggttatttcttttattttttatttattcttgatttttactggagcctcgtaggtccaatgtttacatttatcaatataaagcatttaatgacaaacttcaatacatgccaaaatctgtcaaaaggcccctttaacgtgagtattttactttcaaaatgtaatattaaaataaacaggatattcgaatgttcgcaacatatgaatgttaaaaaacaaacaattatgttCAATGACATCACATGTATATATGATTCAACGTTTTTAAAAATTGTTCAGTTATcaacaatacatatatatgttattcattgtgtGATATGATTGCAGTGCGCGTCAGTATTGCTTTCTCCTTATTTATGCTATTCGTGTTAGATATTTGAATGTTCATACAGTTATTTTGCTATTCGTTTTCTGTGTGTCAAATATGGTATTGATTGTAGAGTACGTTGTATTTCTTACATGCACATGCCTCTCTAAagcaatattgtattatatatacattatgtgCGTATAAATATGATAATTAGACTCCAAAATGTCGGTTATATAGGCATTGTAACTCATTTGTCGACTATCAGTGATATGATACATTTTGTTGTGAATGCCAGGCACTATACAAAGTAGTGTGGCTGACAGAAGTTTGCGTTGTAATGCTAGATTCAAAGCTTGAACGTATTAATATGCGGGGAAAAGTACAGCACATATCAATACGTGTTTGATACATCAATATGGTATTTCCGTTTTTGTATTGAGCACACTCATATCTTAAATTGTCATACTGTCGTTGCttttcacaacttttattttcAGGCGCTcgaaacacatttatatattagCAGAGAACATTCTATTCTGTATATTAGCAAACGGGTTTCGGTATATACATACTCAAACTTTAACATCATTTACTAAGAATGAATGACTGTAACAGGCACCGTAACTTCATTTTTTTTAGCTCGTATGCATGGggtattataaatgtttttgtcaCTTTAGGAATTGGttgattatttaaaatgcagaatATTGTCATGTAAAATTTCAAAACTTCGTAATGTTtctaatattttgtttacataaccGTATTGCTTATATGGGCATGTATGTAATAAACATGCGCGTTAAATTGGCCGATGCATATACTATGAAACACGCAGGCATTAGCATAGTGACATTAGAGCAAAATTGGAGTACATGCGTACTTAAGGTTTCGGCGTATTGGAAAACAAGCATTATGACACTGAAGTCGTTTCatatattattcaatatatatgatatatttccACGATTGTTTTTTCAAACGGATCGATTTCTGTCATAGAGACTCAACATTGCGGCGAATACGAAAATCAATGACACATAAGTGTAAGTGGATACAAGTAAAAGAGTGATCATAGTTTCTATGTGTATACTATCggattataaacattttattattttaatatataaccgATGGTTAGagaatatatacacatataactACATTTGCTCTTTTAAATGATGTTCTACTTTCGAATAAACGCATTTGATACTGGGCGCATggcttgtttttaaaaataataacgtTCTAAtagttcttcttcttcttcgtatGAACATGTTCTactaaaatttatcaatatttctgattggctgaattacatATTTATACGACATATGGGTAGAGATATGCGAGTTAGGAAGAACATTTTCTCGACGAGTGTAAGGTTGCAACAATTACTTGTAAGTGCATTTATCCCGTATCGCAGGCCATATATTTCAACAACTGTAAACATAATATGTAACGATTATTTACCAGCTATACGGAAGCTTTGGGTATGAATGTAACGATCATTTTTTTACCTTATAATATAGTAAATAAAAACATACTGTTATGCAAagacaaatgtgttttttttattgttcgtTTATGTCAATATGCCCTCATATTCACTTGTGAGCGGTTTGTGACAACATTAACATAGTTAACGTGAAAGCGATTTAATCCTTATTTAAACTTCCTTATCGTTAATCATCTGCTACTTCATCGCTGTATCGTTTTAGGTAAGTTTGATATGCACTTTCGAAAGGAAACATAAGTAAATGCTGCGTTCGGTATAGCATGGTTTACCTCAATGATCAACCTTTTAAAGGCTTGTTATAAGCTTCTCGACCGAGGTACACATGCAAATATACGTTGATCATCGTCTAACGAAGGATATTAATACAAATCAATATTATGTTTTCATTTGGCAAAAGTTAAATATTCTAGTATATCCAGATTATGATGTATATTGTTGTTCTGTAGACATTAGGTGTTATTGATTGCAGCACTAAACAAAGTTCTCTATTGCATAATAACATAAGTAGCATCCATTGTCGACCTGATGTAACGTTTACTGAATGAGGCATTGACATTGCTCGCACCATCTTTTGTCACGCAGCGAACGGTTGTCTGATCTGACAAGTATAAAATTCGCATTTGATCTGATAAAAGAATGTACACAACTCGGAAAGCAGAAGTGAAGGAAAAAGCGGTCTCCTGACAACGTTTCTTATATATATTGTGAATATCGGAAATTGAGCTATGCTGATTTTCGGCAGAGGTATGACTCTTTCATTAATCCGCTATACAATATATGGTCACATGAAGCATGTGTTATCAACTGTTTTTAACTGATGGGATGATTTTGCTCTTCAGTTGATTAACCTTAATGTATGTGTAAAAGGTCGGAATAAAAGAAAATTCGGCTTACACGACTTGCAGCAACAGCATCGCTGTTTATCTGTTATTTTCACAATATAATATATAGACCAAATTGTTCAAACTGTTCAATTAACTTTAAAAACAGCAAAAGAATTAAAACATTTACACAATAATTTGTAATTAACTCCTTACCCATTGGTGTTTGTTtgtctctgttatcgaagtgtcaTACGTATATcgaattataaatatatgtaaaaacaatTGATATCTTAATGCAGCAAGCAGTTTAAACAAAGAATAAACGAGAGAAGTTTGTCAAGCATATATTCGTCAAAAACCAAAGATcaactttaaatattttcatatccCTAAACTTAGGTTTCTATCCTACCTTAATATATGGTAGTTTACTTTGTTCTGGCGAATTTGGCTTGCATATcataaaacaaaactttatttgtATGAAACAGTTAACCCATGTggttttcatataataaattatcaattacGGTATTTATAACAATTCAACACATGGCAGATTTATTGTCCTTCCAAATACACTATATTGCACAAGTTTAGTCTGCCTTCTTTCGCGGAACATTACACTCGTTTAAATAGAAATAGTTCATGAAATCACGTACCATGTGTGTAGAACATTTCATTGGAATattataaattactttttaacTTAAAGTAATTGGCATTTGATTGTTTTCCTCATGAACACGATGGGCACGTATATACCCATTTTTGCACTTGTGCAATGTTTGTTTACCCTTGCCAGCGTGCATGGATTTTGGTATAGCTGGGGACCATGGACGCCATGGTCGGAGTGCTTGCCCGGATCTAATCGATCAAGAACGAGACAACATTGCGACCAGAAGAATCCCATCTATTGCTGGGATTGTTTGTCACCAGAGCTTCACGAAGCTGTAGTATTCGAGAAATGTGAAACTTGTAAAAACGGTGGTACATGGCAGGATGCTGGATGTCTTTGCACAGACCGTTATTATGGGACGTACTGCGAATCTCGTAAGTAAAATTAACAATGCCTATTACTGTGTCTGTAAATATCCCCTAATGCTATCTCATTATCCCAGACAAAAAACAgacatcaaaacataaaattaatgaCACAGTGTCAATAGATAATATTTGATCAATTTTGAGaatattataatttgaaataaatataaacgtaTGATTCACTAGCAGGATAAAACCCACATTTATACAATGCGGTCCTTTATTGAAAGTAGGGAACCGATTGCAAAACAGTGTGACACCAAGCAATTGCATTATACAAGACATACACGCAATTATAGACCACAATTGTCCTTAGGTATCATGACACGATTGCGTTAACTCATCTTAACAGTTTGACATATGTTGACATTAACAAAGTAACATTCCTAATCGTCGACTAACTTAtagttataatttattttaataacggCAGGAAAGATTTTGTGACACTGGTCTAGAACGGCTTTTTAAAGACAATAGTTTTCTTGATTGTTTAACCACGCTCCAAAATACGTTTctagttttaaaaataatattcaggATCAATTGTAAACATACCGTGACGTCACTACATTACACTACGGTAATTTCATCTATATACAAATGCGTCAGCATTCTTATCGAAGGTACACacataatatgtttaaacaagcatattgttttatttgtatatacCCCCTACAGTCTGTTAGGCATATAtgtgttttaaaatgtgtgtactaGCGGTGTCATCAAGTTTCTACTATCACCTCCGGAAACCATAAAAGAACAGTTACACTTGAGCGGAAAAAAGTTTTGTATTAATCAAATCTTGAGTTTTAGTCTTCTTTTGAAATTGTAAATGATGTACATAATTAGTAGGAAGAAAAGTACGTCCATCTAATATACAGTATTTGAACGATAATACATTTATCGAGTGATTGTGAAATGCAGATGTGGGCGCAACTTGAAAATATTACAACAGTTTTATCAATCATACAAACATATAAGCACAAAGGTGAATTTTCTTTTTACACGTTGATGTCATAAACAAAAAGGTTACGAAATGAAATTATTCTGCCAAAAGCTACAACgcctttttcattttaaaattcttCGTTTGTGCACGTTTATAAAACATTACTTTGCGATACGcttttaaaaatgatattaaaacGATTACATTATTTGGTGTAAAAAAACGAACGGTTACGCTAACAAGTGTTGAAATGATAGCTTAAAATAAAAAGCAGAGGAACTTTTGAATTTCATTAACTCTCCATTTCAATCAACTGTACTCCAGATGTACGCAAGCGCGATTGAATATATTGTCTGTTGTGCATGCCACTTTGCCTTGTAAATATCGGATCTTATTCAATCAGCCTGAGTAGTTGTCAATGATAGCATATTTTAGTGTTTTACAGTTTAATTTTAGAGAACACTCGTGTTATAGAAATGCTTAAGTAAATGCatgctttataaaaaatatatcaaacgttTCTTATTTAACATTCgataattttttttgaaaacactattagtaatttaatatttaaaaaattaagacTTTTTGAATTCGGAAACCATTTATTCTTTATTAAGTTATTGTTATATTATGCATGGTTTCAAATTGAAttacccccacccccaaaaaaactCAACAAACTATTGGATTATAATGTGGTACACGTGTCACGTTAAGATTTCCTCTCAGTTTATGATTCATTTGGCATTCAACTGTTTCTGAACTAAATATTGACATGTTCAAGCAGTTACGATATAAACTATTTGATACAATCGGAGAATCAGCGGGAATTTTTTATATCATGCACGCGGCAGAAACATACCGGATAAATGTTCTTTATTCCGGCAAAAACACGTAATTTCTTTAATTCATACAAATGAAATTGATTGAAGTATTTACGTATTGGTTATTTATATTCAGGTGTTAACAAATGCGATGCAGTTCCAGCCGATGTTATTTTCGTTCTCGATTCTTCGTTAAGCCAGACAGAGGAGCAATTCAACAAACAACTGGACTTTGCCGCAAGATTCATAGATGCAAGCAATGTCAGTGTAACAGAATTTCAATTTGCAGTTGTTACGTTTTCGACAAATGCCGTCACGGAAATTGGCTTCGACAGTTCCTTGAGCAAAAATGATCACACAGTAAGCTGCTGATGTATTCATAAAACTCGCGTCATGCAAAACTGGGTATCAGGCCATATGCTTCCAGCGTAGGTCCAAAATCATCATGCGCAATTGCTTATGAGACCGCGAAATCTCGTACCACTTAATAGCGGAAAGGTAAGATCCTGACCAGTCAGCGCCATTGCTTAacgcatatggcataaaacccaCTTTCGCTTGACGCATGTTATATGGCGGTTTAGTTTCTTTTCATAAGATTTTATTAATCGAACACGACACGCTAACCTATCTAGATACATAttcatattgataaaataatccTCTCGTTTAATAGTGCACATGAGCTATTGATCTTGCTTCTATATGCCGAAAGATAttgttttgttaacatttaacGTATGTATAAAATTCCCTGAGAGCAAGTTTTGTGAACCATAATTCTttacttcaaaaataaaaaataaaacttaaattttgTACGGGGCATTCCTCGACAACTATCAGAGGTATCAATATAAAATCCACATGTTAACGTCCTTATATACAAGTAAATACCATGTACAATATATATTGCTTTCTTATCTGCGCAATTATTGCCACCgtttaactttttcttaaataagTGCAGTGCCCATGCACAATAATTATTGCTTTCTTTACTGCACAGTTATTGCTATTTTGgtataatttaatgaaaacatagtGACAAGATGCTCTCCGTTAAAGGAATGCTATGCATATGAAACATTTATCTTGCCATAACTTTTCCTTAAAGCATGGGCtattgagtgttaacaagaataTATGTCCGGATATTTTTCGGGATCGAATTATGCCATTTATTGCATAAATGAATACAATTCCGGTTAAAAATGCATGATAAGCCCGATATTTAATAAAGACACAATTCTTGAATGAATTAAACAAAACGAACACTCATATTTTTCAGACAAAGGTTAAGAATATTCCATTCCGACCGGGCGCTACGTTCACCAACAAAGGTCTCGAAATGGCCAGTTCTTTGCTTTCAACAAGGGGAAATCGCCTAGGCGGTCTCACAATTGTGAAATTTGCATTTATACTAACAGACGGAATGTCGACCAACATGACTGAGACTAAGGAGGCAGCTATTAGACTTCGAGGAGATGCAACTGTTGTCGCAATAGGTATgtaaagcaacacatatttttatttcaaataaatatattttaaaccgaCTTATTAAAACACAGTTATGTTAAACCGTAAACTGTATACAGTGTAATTCATGCAATTCTTAACGAAAGTTTCATTAAAGCTGGAagtttgtttattatcaaattttaaattcaaattttaaaactattttatttttctacacGCGACGATCAAATAAGCAAAAAATAGCAATGTACACGGATTTGTTGTCATTCGTCAGAGAAGTTTTATACTTAAAGCTTAAACTTTACTTTGCACATTGAAATATAACTCCGTTAAGGCAAAATGCTTTACCGGAAAGTTTCGCTACGAACGATATCAGCAAACGTTTTGTTTCTTATTGTAGGTGTCGGCCGTGAGGTTTTGCATACAGAACTACAGTCTATTGCGTCTCCTCCAGACGCAAACGGTTTGTCCTACGTGTACTCGGTAGAGAACTTCGATGCGCTCAATGGGCTGATTGGTCGACTTATTGACGCGACATGTGAGAAATGTGCAGTGAGCCATATGACAGACATAGTTGTTGTCATCGATGACTTATCTGAATCAGCGATGAAACAACAGGAGTTTAGTAGGGCTTTGGATGGACTGACGTACATCGCCCAATCTTTACCTGCCTATGGGCAAGCACACGGTCAAACGGTTACTATTACAACAATAGGTGACTTGGGATTTAGGCACACTTCAATTCCTAATGCCACTGATCTCGGCTCGTTGTTAACGTCTATTCAAAGCATTCGTCAGCAGCAATCATCTTGCTATATAGATGAGTGCGACAAGGCATTGGTGTTAAATATCTCATCGGGTATGATTCATATCATAAACATCACGGGCCAAAATAACTATCAGCGCAATAATTCCCGAAAAATAATCGTTGTTTTTTCGTCTGGCAGATTCATGGACAAGTCTCTGGCCAGGTTAGAACTACAGGACGCACTGAATGAGTCTAATAACGACATATTTGCGATTGGCCATGGATTCGACATTGACATGGAAGGATTGCATGCCATTGTCAAAGAACCTTACAATGTGTTTACTCTGCTTGATGACAACTTGGAAACATTGGATGTGTTTAAGTCAAAACTGTCGTATATTGTGTGTTCGTAGTAGAAAAAGAGCGGTCTTCGTGGTACATGTATTACCGGCATCTTTTTCTACTGATGTGTAATGTACAACTCTGTATATAGTATATACTGACTAATATATTAATGCATTGACATATGAAGAATTTGTTGTATTTGTAAACGATTGGCTTAATGATGCACCATTATTGTTATCTATTATTTGTATGCTAAAATAAGTGCCGCTATGTGTCTGGTTCGATATTTTTGCAGACTTCATTAGCCGTAATCAAAACTTGTGAAAATAGTCTATATAAGGAAATTACTGACAAAGGTCCCATTAATGGGGTGAAAAAAGtacacaattataaataatatatttgtcgTATTATTATCTTCTGTAtgtgtctttttattttattaaatgttaatatatcgTTCGATACACACGACTTATAACTGCAGTATACTGGGATCACAAATAAATCGGTAGTTATGAGTCTCGCTTTTCCCTTACATGATACACATGTAGCACACTCGTGAACACATTTGAAAATGCATAACTCAGCATATTGTGATAAGTCATGTCGTTGTTGCATAGGTTTATATGTTGTTGCTGGGGATTTAATAATGTTAATCACATTAGTGAACCTCGCCTGAGAACATGCTTTATTGTAGAGCACATTTGTCGCTTTTGTCACACAATTTCACTTACATCATGTTTTAATGTTTCCAATATTCGTCTTAAAAATATGGTTTTCGACAGGCTGCGAATTTGTCGGTTTTCTATATCAAATTACTCTGATTATACCTTGCTTTCGGTGCGTGCAGATGCTTCAAACAGTGTTATATATTGTAAGGAATGGTACGTTAAAAGGAATTGTGAAAGCAGTGCAAGAGAGTTAATTAACggttataataatatttgttctaaattaaaacaGTGCTTCAAGATATGATTGAAGAAACGTTTTGTAATAAGTGCCAGCATACCAAGCTATAATAGTTAAAACATTTACGCATTGGACATTATATACTTCTTAAAAACTTcgcgtattttttttattgttttcttcaaaCCGTTAAATTAAACTTCCATAAATGTACGctgtttatcaaaataaataaaatgatgtacCATTGAATACAATACTTCTTTTCAATATCAGGAATATATGAAAAGGAATCAGAAACCTACCATTTACAAGTTTAAGTTGAGACCGAAGTCACGGCTCTAGGAGAACCATGTTGTCTCATGACGCGAGTAAGCTCGCGTTGATGGGATCTcgttaaataaacaaaagatcGACGTGATATGTGTTgttatatatacaatgtatgcaTTTATGTTAAAGTCGACACAAGGAAGATTTATCTTCCCTGACTTGAATAGAATGTTTGTTATGTCATCACTACGGCTCGagttatggtgttttttttccgaaaacGTATCA
Encoded here:
- the LOC127836026 gene encoding von Willebrand factor A domain-containing protein 2-like, giving the protein MGTYIPIFALVQCLFTLASVHGFWYSWGPWTPWSECLPGSNRSRTRQHCDQKNPIYCWDCLSPELHEAVVFEKCETCKNGGTWQDAGCLCTDRYYGTYCESRVNKCDAVPADVIFVLDSSLSQTEEQFNKQLDFAARFIDASNVSVTEFQFAVVTFSTNAVTEIGFDSSLSKNDHTTKVKNIPFRPGATFTNKGLEMASSLLSTRGNRLGGLTIVKFAFILTDGMSTNMTETKEAAIRLRGDATVVAIGVGREVLHTELQSIASPPDANGLSYVYSVENFDALNGLIGRLIDATCEKCAVSHMTDIVVVIDDLSESAMKQQEFSRALDGLTYIAQSLPAYGQAHGQTVTITTIGDLGFRHTSIPNATDLGSLLTSIQSIRQQQSSCYIDECDKALVLNISSGMIHIINITGQNNYQRNNSRKIIVVFSSGRFMDKSLARLELQDALNESNNDIFAIGHGFDIDMEGLHAIVKEPYNVFTLLDDNLETLDVFKSKLSYIVCS